From Streptomyces cyaneogriseus subsp. noncyanogenus, the proteins below share one genomic window:
- a CDS encoding GNAT family N-acetyltransferase — MPLTPHSVRPTTAEDVPRCVQTLTRAFADYPFTRHVLAAEDHEERVRRCQELFLVRIAMEYGRSWVTDDCLAVAAWTTPEQDPTPAFAEVGPLVAELAGDRAAAFESAEQALAPHRPSDPVWFLSTVGVDPAAQGEGRGAAVLRPGLEAAERAGFSAFLETSSPRNVRFYERLGFTVTAEVPLPDGGPVTWCMLRKPGR; from the coding sequence ATGCCCCTGACCCCCCACTCCGTACGGCCCACGACCGCCGAGGACGTACCCCGCTGTGTGCAGACGCTGACACGCGCGTTCGCGGACTACCCCTTCACCCGGCACGTCCTCGCCGCCGAGGACCACGAGGAACGGGTCCGCCGCTGCCAAGAGCTGTTCCTGGTCCGCATCGCGATGGAGTACGGCCGCTCCTGGGTCACCGACGACTGCCTCGCCGTCGCCGCCTGGACCACCCCTGAGCAGGACCCCACGCCCGCCTTCGCCGAGGTCGGCCCCCTCGTCGCCGAACTCGCCGGGGACCGGGCGGCGGCCTTCGAGAGCGCCGAGCAGGCACTGGCACCGCACCGCCCGAGCGACCCGGTGTGGTTCCTGTCCACGGTCGGGGTGGACCCCGCGGCACAGGGCGAAGGACGGGGCGCCGCGGTGCTCCGCCCCGGCCTGGAAGCGGCCGAACGCGCGGGGTTCTCCGCCTTCCTGGAGACCTCCAGCCCGCGCAACGTGCGGTTCTACGAACGTCTCGGCTTCACCGTCACCGCCGAGGTCCCCCTGCCCGACGGCGGCCCCGTCACCTGGTGCATGCTCCGCAAGCCCGGCCGCTGA
- a CDS encoding DUF4232 domain-containing protein, which produces MRSRLASRSARAALAVAAAATLTATTATTAATALADSGDTVRKSDVGQVCGTNDLSFTLSRQSQAGGYFLIAAKALPGITCHLEGTFPSAGFGSAADTHVTPIEQGVSETIKLSGSTTAYAGINPKSTDSADGRQFSQLFVAVAGYEADAVAFRLSEPVLVDKPVATNWHTDPADAVPYIG; this is translated from the coding sequence ATGCGTTCACGTCTCGCGTCCCGCTCCGCCCGCGCGGCCCTGGCCGTCGCCGCCGCCGCGACCCTGACCGCCACGACCGCCACTACGGCCGCGACCGCCCTCGCCGACAGCGGCGACACCGTACGCAAGAGCGACGTGGGGCAGGTGTGCGGCACCAACGACCTGTCGTTCACGCTCAGCCGGCAGTCGCAGGCCGGCGGCTACTTCCTCATCGCCGCCAAGGCACTCCCCGGCATCACCTGCCATCTGGAAGGCACCTTCCCGTCCGCCGGTTTCGGCTCTGCCGCCGACACCCACGTGACCCCGATCGAGCAGGGTGTGAGCGAGACCATCAAACTCTCCGGCTCCACCACCGCCTACGCCGGGATCAACCCCAAGAGCACCGACTCCGCCGACGGCAGGCAGTTCAGCCAGCTCTTCGTAGCCGTCGCCGGATACGAGGCCGACGCTGTCGCCTTCCGGCTCTCCGAGCCCGTCCTGGTCGACAAGCCGGTGGCCACCAACTGGCACACCGACCCCGCCGACGCGGTGCCCTACATCGGCTGA